A part of Astatotilapia calliptera chromosome 15, fAstCal1.2, whole genome shotgun sequence genomic DNA contains:
- the LOC113037564 gene encoding uncharacterized protein LOC113037564: protein MAAFTWIQMSSLLILMLQFKGTPGQNQTVTAGRGHDVTLPCKNVIQGQHNCSSTTWLFSDSSKTAAVELFNLGHIKETKPESDRLSLSADCSLVIKKVTDQDVGRYTCRQFKTATGPQEGPDFMIDLSVINSENVKTTKSTTVKFTTKTSSTTKSTKSTPLEETSNDPPAVQSWFIIVPVGLAALLAVVIIIWKKSKGNKTQQSDNTAEADDEVSYATISFTKKTKNKDRPCVDDDGDTITYSTVKACSPPAGVSTDSSDVYSTINK from the exons ATGGCTGCATTCACATGGATTCAAATGTCTTCATTACTGATACTGATGCTTCAGTTTAAAG GAACACCTGGACAAAATCAAACTGTCACAGCTGGACGTGGACATGATGTTACTCTGCCTTGTAAAAATGTGATACAAGGTCAGCATAACTGTAGCAGTACTACCTGGCTCTTCAGTGATTCAAGTAAAACGGCAGCAGTAGAACTCTTTAACCTTGGGCATATTAAAGAAACCAAACCTGAATCAGACAGACTGAGTCTTTCTGCAGACTGTTCTCTGGTTATAAAGAAGGTCACAGATCAGGATGTTGGTCGTTACACCTGCAGACAGTTCAAAACAGCAACAGGACCACAAGAAGGTCCAGACTTTATGATTGATCTGTCTGTTATTAACA gtgaaaatgtgaaaacgaCAAAATCAACAACAGTGAAGTTCACCACAAAAACATCATCGACAACAAAATCCACAAAATCAACACCGTTAGAAGAGACATCAAATGATCCACCAGCAG ttcagtcatGGTTTATCATCGTTCCTGTGGGTTTAGCAGCACTGTTAGCTGTGGTCATCATCATATGGAAGAAAAGTAAAG gaaacaaaacacaacagagcgACAACACT GCTGAAGCCGATGATGAAGTTTCCTACGCCACCATCAGCTTCACAAAGAAAACCAAGAATAAAGACCGG CCCTGTGTCGATGATGATGGTGACACTATAACCTACAGCACTGTGAAAGCATGCTCTCCacctgctggagtttccactgaTTCCAGCGACGTCTATTCCACCATCAACAAATAA